One genomic region from Clostridium saccharobutylicum DSM 13864 encodes:
- a CDS encoding response regulator transcription factor: MNNILIIEDEKSVSDVIKAYLEKEGYGVYSIENGLDGIEIFRKERINLVILDLMLPDIDGEEVCKILRKISDVYIFMLTAKSTLSDKIEGLNIGADEYLTKPLSPRELTARVNALFRRVEGSKENILFFNDNKLIIDIDKRLVKLNGEEVSLTPNEFDILYVLASNKGKAFTREAIIERVFGIDFDGSDRSVDVHIKNLRKKIEEDTKSPRYILTVTKIGYKFGDNYEAKH; this comes from the coding sequence ATGAACAACATTTTAATAATTGAAGATGAAAAAAGTGTATCAGATGTTATAAAGGCATATTTAGAAAAAGAAGGATATGGGGTATATTCTATTGAAAATGGATTAGATGGAATTGAGATTTTCAGAAAAGAAAGAATTAATCTTGTAATTTTAGATTTAATGCTGCCAGATATTGATGGTGAAGAAGTGTGCAAAATATTAAGAAAAATATCAGATGTATATATTTTTATGCTAACTGCTAAAAGCACATTAAGTGATAAAATAGAAGGATTAAATATTGGAGCTGATGAATATTTAACCAAACCTTTAAGTCCAAGAGAACTTACTGCGCGTGTGAATGCATTATTTAGAAGAGTTGAGGGTAGCAAAGAAAATATACTTTTTTTCAATGATAACAAATTAATAATTGATATTGATAAGAGATTAGTTAAATTAAATGGTGAAGAAGTAAGTTTGACTCCCAATGAATTTGATATACTATATGTTTTAGCTTCAAATAAAGGAAAAGCATTTACAAGGGAAGCAATAATAGAAAGAGTGTTTGGTATTGATTTTGATGGATCAGATAGAAGTGTAGATGTTCATATCAAGAATTTACGTAAAAAAATTGAGGAAGATACTAAATCCCCAAGATATATACTTACTGTTACAAAAATCGGGTATAAGTTTGGTGACAATTATGAAGCAAAGCATTAG
- a CDS encoding flavin reductase family protein has protein sequence MKKINVNYEKMYYGFPIILISFYDKNGVPNVTTLSSSYTLKDMVVLGFSSKGYAINQIKEVHDFVINIPDSSLRKEVSFCGTKSGHEIQKFDAVNLTPVKSSIINAPIIEECPISIECTLTDIIEKDAYKGVTNILGTIKGRLISNEYLNTDDTLNLSKFDNLLYFGDGVNKGYRYMKNEL, from the coding sequence ATGAAAAAAATAAATGTTAACTATGAAAAAATGTATTACGGATTTCCTATAATTCTTATAAGTTTTTACGATAAAAATGGTGTTCCAAATGTAACTACCCTTTCATCTTCTTATACCCTTAAAGATATGGTGGTTCTTGGCTTTAGCAGTAAGGGATATGCAATAAATCAAATTAAAGAAGTTCATGATTTCGTAATTAATATTCCTGACAGTTCCCTTAGAAAAGAAGTTAGTTTTTGTGGCACTAAATCTGGCCATGAAATCCAAAAGTTTGATGCTGTTAACTTAACACCAGTTAAATCTTCAATTATAAATGCACCTATAATTGAAGAGTGTCCAATTTCTATAGAATGTACTTTAACTGATATTATCGAAAAAGATGCTTATAAAGGTGTCACTAATATTTTAGGAACTATTAAAGGCAGACTTATTTCAAATGAATATTTAAACACTGATGATACATTAAACCTTTCAAAATTTGATAATCTTTTATATTTTGGAGATGGAGTCAACAAAGGCTACAGATATATGAAAAATGAACTATAA
- a CDS encoding nitrite/sulfite reductase, which produces MSYERIWTKDQKLNEVEHIKLEKDGLDVIETIVEKYSKEGYNSITSDDMNRFKWAGVYEQKPKEGYFMMRVRINSGIMSSVQAKTLAEISKDYGRGIANVTTRGAIQFHWVQVKDLPVIFKRLEECGLSSFEACGDCPRTIVGNPLAGIDKDELIDTTEIIEQVNNFFLLNKDFSNLPRKFKISISASVHNAAHAQINDISFTPAIQNIDGNEVIGFHVWVGGGLSATPHLAQKLDIFVKPEDVLKVAIGVCTIFRDYGYREKRTRARLKFLVADWGVEKFKDKLLELIGVIPGKGEDKLTSWNACYYFGVHSQKQKGKSYIGINLPLGEISADELFELSEISEKYGDSKIRTTLSQNLIITGINNEDVPSLLNKDVFKHLSPTPSTFIGYTVSCTGKEFCNLAIVETKERAKKIIEYLDSKIKLDTLLRIHFTGCPNSCGQKHIADISLQGALIKNENSYDEAFTIWLGGTLNNNGKFAENLNLRVKSADVHIILEKIILFYKKNRLENEAFNQFIRRVGINEITKNI; this is translated from the coding sequence ATGTCTTATGAACGAATTTGGACCAAAGATCAAAAATTAAATGAAGTCGAACATATAAAGCTTGAAAAAGATGGTTTGGATGTGATTGAAACCATTGTAGAGAAATATTCAAAGGAAGGTTATAATTCTATAACTTCCGACGATATGAATAGATTTAAATGGGCTGGGGTTTACGAACAAAAGCCAAAAGAAGGATATTTTATGATGAGAGTACGTATAAATTCTGGAATTATGAGTTCCGTACAGGCAAAGACTTTAGCTGAAATTTCTAAAGATTATGGACGTGGAATTGCAAATGTAACCACAAGAGGTGCTATTCAATTTCACTGGGTTCAAGTTAAAGATTTACCTGTAATATTTAAAAGACTAGAAGAATGTGGTTTAAGTTCTTTTGAAGCGTGTGGAGACTGCCCTAGAACAATAGTTGGAAATCCACTTGCTGGAATTGATAAAGATGAGCTTATTGATACAACTGAAATAATAGAACAAGTTAATAATTTCTTCTTGTTAAATAAAGACTTTTCTAATTTACCTAGAAAATTTAAGATATCAATTTCTGCCAGCGTTCATAATGCTGCTCATGCTCAAATTAATGATATTTCCTTCACCCCAGCAATACAAAATATTGATGGAAATGAAGTAATTGGTTTTCACGTATGGGTTGGCGGAGGACTTTCAGCTACTCCCCATCTAGCACAAAAGCTTGATATCTTTGTAAAACCTGAGGATGTACTTAAAGTTGCCATCGGTGTATGTACTATTTTTAGAGATTATGGTTATAGAGAAAAACGTACTCGTGCTCGTTTAAAATTCTTAGTGGCAGATTGGGGCGTAGAAAAATTTAAAGATAAATTATTAGAATTAATCGGAGTTATACCAGGTAAAGGTGAAGATAAGTTAACTTCTTGGAATGCATGTTATTACTTTGGGGTACATTCCCAAAAACAAAAGGGAAAAAGCTATATTGGAATTAACTTGCCACTTGGTGAAATCTCAGCTGATGAACTTTTTGAGCTTTCTGAGATTTCTGAAAAATATGGTGATAGCAAAATTAGAACTACTTTATCTCAAAATTTAATTATCACTGGTATAAATAATGAAGATGTACCATCTTTACTAAATAAAGATGTCTTTAAGCATTTATCACCAACCCCAAGTACCTTTATTGGCTATACAGTTTCATGTACTGGTAAAGAATTTTGTAATTTAGCAATTGTTGAAACAAAGGAACGCGCTAAAAAGATAATTGAATATCTTGATTCCAAAATCAAATTAGATACACTGCTTCGTATTCATTTTACTGGCTGCCCTAATTCTTGTGGACAAAAGCACATAGCCGATATTAGCCTTCAAGGTGCACTTATAAAAAATGAAAATAGCTATGATGAAGCCTTTACCATTTGGCTTGGCGGCACATTAAACAATAACGGAAAGTTTGCTGAAAATCTAAACTTACGTGTAAAATCTGCTGATGTTCATATAATTCTTGAAAAAATAATACTTTTCTATAAAAAAAATAGGCTGGAAAATGAAGCTTTTAATCAATTTATTAGACGAGTCGGAATTAATGAGATTACCAAAAATATATGA
- a CDS encoding MgtC/SapB family protein — MQNTLHNLSIYLREVNTASIILRLALATICAGIIGAERGRKKRPAGFRTHILVCIGATMVMITSQYMTDVLGMPGDPGRMGAQVISGIGFLGAGTIMVVGRNQVKGLTTAAGLWSCACMGLAIGIGFYEGAIISCIFLLGVVTVLHKLDLYSRTHSKVLDIYVELQDIAGVTNFINVVKSDGTKISNLEVKRSSDMDEHTIGLMMTLTLATKCDHGDYLLQLHNIEGVCSAEEAM; from the coding sequence ATGCAGAATACGTTACACAATCTTTCGATATATTTAAGAGAAGTTAATACTGCCTCAATAATCTTAAGACTTGCACTTGCTACTATTTGTGCTGGAATTATTGGTGCAGAGAGAGGACGAAAGAAAAGACCAGCAGGATTTAGAACACATATTTTAGTATGCATTGGAGCGACCATGGTTATGATAACTAGCCAATATATGACAGATGTACTTGGTATGCCAGGGGATCCTGGTAGAATGGGGGCTCAAGTTATAAGTGGTATTGGATTTTTAGGAGCAGGAACAATTATGGTTGTAGGAAGAAATCAAGTTAAAGGTCTTACAACTGCTGCAGGTTTATGGTCATGTGCATGTATGGGACTAGCAATAGGAATTGGTTTTTATGAAGGAGCAATAATATCATGTATCTTTTTACTTGGAGTAGTAACAGTACTTCATAAGTTGGATTTATATTCAAGGACTCATTCTAAAGTTTTAGATATATACGTTGAACTCCAGGATATTGCTGGGGTTACAAACTTTATAAATGTTGTAAAATCAGATGGAACTAAAATATCTAATCTAGAAGTTAAAAGATCTTCAGATATGGACGAACATACTATTGGGTTAATGATGACGTTAACTTTAGCCACAAAATGTGATCATGGGGATTACTTATTGCAGCTTCATAATATAGAAGGAGTTTGTAGTGCTGAAGAAGCTATGTAG
- a CDS encoding DEAD/DEAH box helicase, protein MIKQILLEGFNKCLTNAIRIKGERVLKNDLISELNVDVDNDSININSSVVSESLLSEYSCKIEIDSVTKEIIGTHCSCMDFEKNEFKKDNYCCKHIAAAFYTFLKKIDDDDELRNKITRSLEVKKNISKLKKDKDDDLLSLLIDDNDKEELKFEVTINKNNWSSKLQAEFKVGLKSISNKMYMIRDVNGFLVSLYNKVPIKYGKSFVLDIKKQRLSYEDRRLIKFINNIKYLAEHDRNFRRYQDKLIDGKLLTIPDIMFKEFLHIIKNKRIYLGDGFFYRILESEIIEGDMPIPFSLVNKKEQIFLEAVNGMPEALTENEDVFLYGTSIYIPSIEQCERLSPYLKIFNATSRISFKKNQEERILKELIPSVQKITNDLTLSKEMRNKVVTGPVSFKFYFDRDKEISLLYKVSYEGHEFNYFEEYNGKVIYRDVEKEREVFGILRSLGFEEINGKLYFLRNDDDAFRFFKYELEKLQRYGEVYYSERFNGIKSITKSDFKGEVRKGKFNYFEFKFEISNISEEETAKILRSFRNNLRYYKLENGEFLDLEDDSMKDALTLLDNLLLQEELNNNLIEVPMNKGAYLEDYLEEKELRYIEGCDEIKELKNRLHNIKGKIFQPPYGLQAKLREYQKDGYNWFRTLDYLGFGGILGDEMGLGKTLQTITMLLSKPGSKTLIVAPTSLIYNWSNEFKKFAPSIKVLICNGVKEEREELIKNYSEYDVILTTYNLLRRDLNHYTMEFDYCILDEAQNIKNPSSLSAKSVKEIKSKVRFALTGTPIENSLMELWSIFDFIMPGYLFTEKKFITRYHRRLEESPEILEELNRLVKPFILRRYKKNVIKELPDKIEKRLLVPLSDEQKIVYETYANYAKDLIEKKVKDDEFNKSKIEILSYITKLRQICLDPSVTMDNYVGGSGKIDALIELLEQSVDEGHKVLVFSQFTSVLKNIGNILREKQFLFSYLDGSVSSLNRMKMVDEFNNGENTVFLVSLKAGGTGLNLTSADIVIHFDPWWNPAVEDQATDRAHRIGQKHIVEVIKLISSGTIEEKIVNLQDSKRELINQILGDDLAVGSFISNLKEDEILDLFN, encoded by the coding sequence TTGATAAAACAAATTTTACTAGAGGGGTTTAATAAATGCTTAACCAACGCAATTAGAATTAAAGGAGAACGTGTCTTAAAAAATGATTTAATTAGCGAATTAAATGTTGATGTAGATAATGATAGTATTAATATAAATTCTTCTGTAGTATCTGAAAGCCTTCTTAGTGAATACTCATGTAAAATAGAAATTGATAGCGTAACAAAAGAGATAATTGGAACTCATTGTAGTTGCATGGATTTTGAAAAAAATGAGTTTAAAAAAGATAATTATTGTTGTAAGCATATTGCAGCAGCATTTTATACGTTTTTAAAAAAAATTGATGACGATGATGAGTTAAGAAATAAAATAACCCGTTCCCTTGAAGTGAAAAAGAATATATCTAAATTAAAGAAAGATAAAGATGATGACTTATTGTCATTACTTATTGATGATAATGACAAAGAAGAGCTGAAATTTGAAGTTACCATTAATAAAAATAATTGGTCTTCGAAGCTTCAAGCTGAATTTAAAGTAGGATTAAAAAGTATAAGTAATAAAATGTATATGATTAGAGACGTTAATGGTTTTTTAGTATCTCTTTATAATAAAGTTCCAATTAAATATGGAAAAAGTTTTGTTTTGGATATAAAAAAACAAAGATTATCATATGAAGATAGAAGACTAATTAAATTTATCAATAATATTAAATACTTGGCAGAACATGATAGAAATTTTAGACGATATCAGGATAAACTAATAGATGGTAAGCTATTAACAATTCCAGATATTATGTTTAAAGAATTTTTACATATTATAAAAAATAAAAGAATTTATTTAGGGGATGGTTTTTTTTATAGAATTTTAGAATCTGAAATTATAGAAGGAGATATGCCAATTCCATTTTCTTTAGTAAATAAGAAAGAACAAATTTTCTTAGAAGCTGTCAATGGTATGCCAGAAGCTTTAACTGAAAATGAGGATGTGTTTTTATATGGAACATCAATTTATATACCTTCTATAGAACAATGTGAACGACTTTCTCCCTACTTAAAGATTTTTAATGCAACATCTAGAATTAGTTTCAAAAAAAATCAAGAAGAAAGAATCCTAAAGGAATTAATTCCATCTGTTCAAAAGATAACAAACGATTTGACTTTATCTAAAGAAATGAGAAATAAAGTTGTAACAGGGCCAGTTAGTTTTAAGTTTTATTTTGATAGAGATAAAGAAATTTCGCTACTATATAAGGTATCTTATGAAGGACATGAATTTAATTATTTTGAAGAATATAATGGTAAAGTCATATACAGAGATGTTGAAAAAGAAAGAGAAGTATTTGGTATTTTAAGAAGTCTTGGGTTTGAAGAAATCAATGGAAAGCTATACTTTCTTAGAAACGATGATGATGCTTTTAGATTTTTTAAATATGAACTTGAAAAACTTCAAAGATATGGAGAAGTTTATTATTCTGAAAGATTTAATGGAATAAAATCCATAACAAAATCAGATTTTAAAGGAGAAGTTAGAAAAGGTAAATTTAATTACTTTGAATTTAAATTTGAGATTTCTAACATTTCAGAAGAGGAGACAGCAAAAATACTTCGAAGCTTTAGAAATAATTTAAGATATTATAAGCTTGAAAATGGTGAATTTTTAGATTTAGAAGATGATTCAATGAAGGATGCATTAACTTTACTAGATAATTTACTTTTACAAGAAGAACTGAATAATAATTTAATAGAAGTTCCTATGAATAAAGGTGCATATCTTGAGGATTATCTTGAAGAAAAGGAATTAAGATATATTGAAGGCTGTGATGAAATTAAAGAACTTAAAAATAGACTGCATAATATTAAAGGTAAAATATTCCAACCTCCATATGGTCTTCAAGCTAAACTACGAGAATATCAAAAGGATGGATATAATTGGTTTAGAACTTTAGATTATTTAGGTTTTGGTGGAATACTTGGAGATGAAATGGGACTTGGTAAAACGCTTCAAACTATAACAATGTTGCTTTCCAAGCCAGGTTCAAAAACTCTTATAGTAGCTCCAACTTCACTAATATATAATTGGAGTAATGAATTTAAAAAATTTGCACCATCTATAAAAGTTTTAATATGTAATGGAGTCAAGGAAGAAAGAGAAGAATTAATTAAAAACTACAGCGAATATGATGTAATATTAACAACTTATAATTTGTTAAGAAGAGATTTAAATCATTACACTATGGAATTTGATTATTGTATTTTAGATGAAGCTCAAAATATTAAAAATCCAAGTTCTTTAAGTGCAAAATCAGTAAAAGAAATAAAATCCAAGGTGAGATTTGCATTAACTGGAACTCCTATAGAAAATTCATTAATGGAACTTTGGTCTATTTTTGATTTTATAATGCCAGGTTATTTGTTTACTGAAAAAAAGTTTATAACTAGATATCATAGAAGACTTGAAGAAAGTCCAGAAATTTTAGAAGAATTAAATAGGTTGGTTAAACCTTTTATTTTAAGACGATATAAGAAAAATGTAATTAAAGAATTACCAGATAAAATTGAAAAGAGATTACTTGTACCACTAAGCGATGAACAAAAAATTGTTTATGAGACATATGCTAATTATGCTAAAGATTTAATTGAAAAAAAAGTTAAAGATGATGAATTTAATAAGAGCAAAATTGAAATATTATCTTATATAACAAAACTTCGTCAAATATGTTTAGATCCATCTGTTACAATGGATAATTATGTTGGTGGAAGTGGTAAAATTGATGCACTTATTGAACTCTTAGAACAAAGTGTAGATGAAGGTCATAAGGTGCTTGTATTCTCTCAATTTACATCAGTTCTTAAAAATATAGGAAATATTCTTAGAGAAAAACAATTTCTTTTTTCTTATTTAGATGGATCAGTTTCTTCACTAAATAGAATGAAAATGGTAGATGAATTTAATAATGGAGAAAATACTGTATTTTTAGTATCTTTAAAAGCTGGAGGCACAGGTTTGAATTTAACCAGTGCAGATATTGTAATACATTTTGATCCGTGGTGGAATCCAGCTGTTGAAGATCAAGCTACAGATAGAGCTCATAGAATTGGTCAAAAGCATATAGTTGAAGTTATTAAATTAATTTCTAGTGGAACAATTGAGGAAAAAATAGTAAATCTTCAAGATTCGAAAAGAGAACTAATAAATCAAATTTTAGGAGATGATTTAGCTGTGGGTTCATTTATTAGTAATCTAAAAGAAGATGAGATATTAGATTTATTTAATTAA
- a CDS encoding ABC-F family ATP-binding cassette domain-containing protein: MNIITLENIRKTYSEKVLLNDVSLGINDGDKIGLIGLNGAGKSTFLKIVGGKEEFFEGTITKGKNIRIEFLEQDPPFDTNATVLEQVFKGDTREMKLLKEYEELLDKINSSSPEEFDSLNNKLIKVQEQIDSLNLWDLESDAKTILNKLGIKNYTEKVGNLSGGQKKRIALAGALITPCDLLILDEPTNHLDSDSIEWLEEFLNARKGALLMITHDRYFLDRVTNRIIELDRGNLYSYPGNYTAFLEKKIERLETESVQEEKRNALIRNELKWVRRGAKARSTKQKARLQRFDELKSIETVKRQEDVDISFVGTRLGKKTVELYDICKSFGNRTLIKDFNYMFLRDDRVGIIGENGVGKTTLVNLIRGKLSLDSGTIEIGDTVKIGCFAQDNTNMEPKLRVIDYVREGGEYIPVEDGTKITASTMCERFLFDSNMQYTPIEKLSGGEKRRLHLLRVLMESPNFLILDEPTNDLDIETLKILEDFLDKFIGIVIVVSHDRYFLDRICNKIFSYEGNGLIKEYNGNYSDFLIAKEIEKASFVSNEKSQEKTKEEKNKVTKEKIKDNKPKFTFKEQKEFETIDETIAKLENKIETLETDMAKNSTNYGKLNELMKEKEEVQTLLDEKYVRWEYLNEIAENIEAYKAKC, from the coding sequence ATGAATATAATTACTTTAGAAAATATAAGAAAAACCTATAGTGAGAAAGTTTTATTAAATGATGTTTCACTCGGTATTAATGATGGAGATAAAATAGGTTTAATAGGACTAAATGGTGCGGGTAAATCTACCTTTTTAAAAATTGTTGGTGGTAAAGAAGAATTTTTTGAAGGCACAATAACTAAAGGTAAAAATATTAGAATAGAATTTCTAGAACAAGATCCACCTTTTGACACAAATGCAACAGTTTTAGAACAAGTTTTTAAAGGTGATACTAGAGAAATGAAGCTCCTTAAAGAATACGAAGAGCTATTAGATAAAATTAATTCTTCAAGTCCTGAAGAGTTTGATTCTTTAAATAATAAATTAATCAAGGTTCAAGAACAAATCGATTCATTGAATCTTTGGGATTTAGAAAGTGATGCTAAAACAATTCTTAATAAGCTTGGTATAAAAAATTATACTGAAAAAGTAGGAAATTTATCTGGTGGGCAAAAGAAAAGAATTGCATTAGCAGGAGCTCTTATTACTCCATGTGATCTTCTTATTTTAGATGAGCCTACTAATCATTTAGATTCTGATTCAATAGAATGGCTAGAGGAATTTTTAAATGCTAGAAAAGGTGCTCTTTTGATGATAACTCATGATAGATATTTTCTTGATAGAGTTACTAATAGAATAATAGAATTAGACAGGGGTAATCTTTATTCTTATCCTGGAAATTATACAGCTTTCTTAGAGAAGAAAATTGAAAGACTTGAGACTGAGTCTGTTCAGGAGGAGAAAAGAAATGCACTTATTAGGAATGAATTAAAATGGGTTCGTCGTGGAGCTAAAGCTAGGAGTACAAAACAAAAAGCTCGACTTCAAAGATTTGACGAATTAAAGAGTATAGAAACAGTGAAAAGGCAAGAAGATGTAGATATTTCATTTGTAGGAACTAGACTTGGTAAGAAAACTGTAGAGTTATATGATATATGTAAATCTTTTGGAAATAGAACTTTAATTAAAGACTTTAATTATATGTTTTTAAGAGATGATAGGGTTGGAATAATAGGAGAAAATGGTGTTGGAAAAACAACATTAGTTAATTTAATTAGAGGTAAATTATCTTTAGATAGTGGTACTATTGAAATTGGAGATACTGTGAAGATTGGATGCTTTGCTCAAGATAATACCAATATGGAGCCAAAACTTAGAGTGATTGATTATGTTAGAGAAGGTGGAGAATATATTCCAGTAGAAGACGGAACTAAAATAACTGCATCAACTATGTGTGAAAGATTTTTGTTTGATAGTAATATGCAATATACTCCAATTGAAAAGTTATCTGGTGGAGAAAAGCGACGTCTTCATTTACTTAGAGTGTTGATGGAATCGCCTAATTTCTTAATCTTAGATGAGCCTACTAATGATTTGGACATTGAAACTTTAAAGATTCTAGAAGATTTCTTGGATAAGTTTATTGGAATAGTAATTGTAGTTTCTCATGATAGATACTTCTTAGATAGAATCTGTAATAAGATATTTTCTTATGAAGGTAATGGGCTTATAAAAGAATATAACGGTAACTATAGCGATTTTTTAATTGCTAAAGAAATAGAAAAAGCTAGTTTTGTAAGCAATGAAAAATCTCAAGAAAAAACTAAGGAAGAAAAAAATAAAGTAACTAAGGAAAAGATAAAAGATAATAAGCCTAAATTCACATTTAAGGAACAAAAGGAATTTGAAACAATTGATGAGACAATCGCTAAGCTTGAAAATAAAATTGAAACTCTTGAAACTGATATGGCTAAGAATTCAACAAACTATGGTAAACTTAATGAACTTATGAAAGAGAAAGAAGAAGTTCAAACTTTATTAGATGAAAAATATGTGAGATGGGAATACTTAAATGAGATAGCTGAAAATATAGAAGCTTATAAAGCTAAATGTTAA
- a CDS encoding tetratricopeptide repeat protein, with amino-acid sequence MMEEKRDKKETNKPIKRNITVYEMDLSQCAKYQDMEGSWVIWMLISGIILCSKNLYGGIFLILISVIIFILYKNCSKNVSATHYNLALEYMEKNDMIKAKEELYDSIKSNPNNKVSYVLLSSIFYKESNFKKTIENLLNSGVLEVKNSKYNYLIAACYFNMNEYSNSIKHLKLVKYEEQDPMRTIRDILLGKAYYLKGEYKQALKVFNEVKDNNKQINEHLIEFNYFLGMTYLKLNDYDKAKAILLKVYEEDKNYKEIEDLISGIK; translated from the coding sequence ATGATGGAAGAAAAAAGAGATAAAAAAGAGACAAACAAACCTATAAAAAGAAATATTACAGTTTATGAAATGGATTTGTCTCAATGTGCTAAGTATCAAGATATGGAAGGCAGCTGGGTAATTTGGATGTTAATATCGGGTATAATACTTTGTTCTAAAAATTTATATGGCGGAATTTTTCTTATTTTAATATCAGTTATAATATTTATATTATATAAAAATTGTTCTAAGAATGTATCAGCAACACATTATAATCTTGCCTTAGAATATATGGAAAAAAATGATATGATTAAAGCAAAAGAAGAACTTTATGACTCAATAAAATCCAACCCAAACAACAAAGTATCTTATGTTTTACTTTCATCTATATTTTATAAAGAAAGCAATTTTAAAAAAACAATAGAAAATTTATTAAATAGTGGAGTTCTTGAAGTTAAAAATAGTAAATATAATTATCTTATTGCTGCATGTTATTTTAATATGAATGAATATTCAAATTCTATTAAGCATTTAAAATTAGTTAAATATGAAGAACAAGATCCTATGCGAACTATAAGAGATATTCTTCTTGGAAAAGCATATTATTTGAAGGGAGAATATAAACAAGCTCTTAAAGTTTTTAATGAGGTAAAAGACAATAACAAACAAATTAATGAGCATTTAATTGAATTTAATTATTTTTTAGGTATGACGTATTTAAAACTTAATGATTATGATAAAGCAAAAGCAATATTATTAAAAGTATACGAAGAAGATAAAAATTACAAAGAGATAGAAGATTTAATTAGTGGAATAAAGTAA
- a CDS encoding GNAT family N-acetyltransferase gives MLNHKGTCILETARLILRPFTVNDIEDMYYNWACDEEVTRYLTWKEHKDINRTSLAVALWVKSYNEKEFYNWVIQDKKNKKIMGSICLFSVDNYNGNCEVGYCLGKEFWNKGIMYEALIRVIDFAFCEIGFERISARRHLGNLASGRVMKKCKFIYEGTLRNVIKDKEGNLVDCKYYSILKSDYIKDKLLLHNK, from the coding sequence ATGCTAAATCATAAAGGGACATGCATTTTAGAGACTGCAAGACTGATATTGAGACCTTTTACGGTAAACGATATTGAAGATATGTATTATAATTGGGCATGTGATGAGGAAGTTACTCGATATTTAACTTGGAAAGAGCACAAAGATATAAATAGAACTAGTTTGGCAGTAGCTCTTTGGGTTAAATCTTATAATGAGAAGGAATTCTATAATTGGGTCATACAAGATAAGAAGAATAAAAAAATTATGGGAAGTATCTGTTTATTTAGTGTAGATAATTATAATGGGAATTGTGAAGTGGGATATTGTTTAGGAAAAGAATTTTGGAATAAAGGAATAATGTATGAAGCATTAATTAGAGTTATTGACTTTGCATTTTGTGAAATAGGATTTGAGAGAATTTCAGCTCGACGTCACTTGGGAAATTTAGCATCAGGAAGAGTGATGAAAAAATGTAAGTTTATTTATGAAGGTACATTGAGAAATGTAATAAAGGATAAAGAAGGAAATTTAGTAGACTGTAAATATTATTCTATTCTAAAATCTGACTATATAAAAGATAAACTTTTATTGCATAACAAATAA